Proteins from a single region of Cryptococcus neoformans var. grubii H99 chromosome 5, complete sequence:
- a CDS encoding ribosome production factor 2, with protein MSMLRTIKPKNARVKRALEKREPQIVENDKTAIFVRGQNSSDKVRNVMKDLYSLKRPHAINFSRKNDIHPFDDASSLEFFAGKNDASLFVTGLHSKKRPHNLVFSRMFDGRVLDQIELGVEEFKAMSEFPTLKSSLGVKPMMVFHSDLFDTHPTYQQLKSQLLDFYNGHPITEAPLLTTLEHVISITAGPVSDTTPLPRVHFRVYTVKLIPSGTRVPKIQLTEMGPSIDFAIRRLQAPDEEMMKAALKRPKIAKSDVEKGLGKKRKNIETDEMGDKVGRIHLGKQDLSKMQGRKMKGLKVRDGKKRKTSGTEGMDED; from the exons ATGTCCATGCTAAGGACCAT CAAGCCGAAAAACGCCCGTGTCAAGCGTgctttggagaagagagagccTCAGATTGTAGAGAATGACAAAACAGCTATCTTTGTTCGCGGTCAAAACTCAAGTGACAAAGTTCGAAATGTCATGAAGGACCTC TACTCTCTCAAGAGACCTCATGCCATCAACTTTTCCCGAAAGAACGACATTCATCCCTTTGACGACGCCTCCTCTCTTGAATTTTTTGCCGGAAAGAATGATGCGAGTCTGTTTGTAACTGGCCTTCACAGCAAGAAGCGCCCGCACAACCTGGTGTTCTCTCGAATGTTCGATGGTCGTGTGTTGGACCAAATCGAGCTTGGTGTTGAGGAGTTCAAGGCCATGTCTGAATTCCCT ACTCTTAAATCTTCTCTTGGTGTGAAACCAATGATGGTCTTCCATTCTGACCTATTTGACACCCACCCCACCTACCAGCAGCTCAAATCTCAGCTCCTCGACTTCTATAACGGTCACCCGATCACCGAAGCGCCATTGCTTACCACTTTGGAGCATGTCATCTCTATTACTGCTGGACCCGTGTCTGACACAACACCTCTTCCCCGAGTTCACTTTCGGGTTTACACTGTTAAGCTTATCCCTTCTGGTACTCGTGTGCCCAAAATCCAGCTCACTGAGATGGGTCCTTCAATCGACTTTGCTATCAGAAGACTCCAAGCTcctgatgaagaaatgatgAAAGCAGCTCTTAAGAGGCCCAAGATTGCCAAGAGCGATGTTGAGAAAGGTCTcggaaaaaagaggaagaatatCGAGACTGACGAAATGGGAGACAAGGTTGGCAGAATACACCTGGGCAAGCAGGATCTGTCAAAGATGCAGGGtagaaagatgaaggggtTGAAGGTCAGAgacggaaagaagaggaagacatCTGGGACCGAAGGCATGGATGAGGACTAG
- a CDS encoding cytoplasmic protein — protein MADSSPADNLSPKAVQEQLPSPDAQGAEHQLSLRSLVSTKEAGIIIGKSGATIATIRDSTGVKAGVSKVVQGVQDRVLSVTGDLEGVASAYAEVARLLLETPLSDSSLPPPPVGSFTSIRLLISHNLMGTVIGRSGLKIKQIQDMSGARMVASKEMLPQSTERVVEVQGSVDAIKTAVLEIGKCLLEDWDRGAGTVLYHPGAAGDAGVLAGGLGAQAVTGSTGGIRRTSVAAGFGGYSGDRRPSRGGSISGPSGVSGERRPSEGPQVNLNDPNLRTQNISIPSDMVGCIIGRGGSKITEIRRLSGSRISIAKVPHDETGERMFTIQGTPEATERALMLLYSQLESEKERRVNGSNSEVPASTDFA, from the exons aTGGCCGACTCCTCTCCCGCCGACAACCTCTCTCCCAAGGCTGTCCAGGAACAACTCCCTTCCCCGGACGCCCAAGGTGCTGAGCACCAGCTCTCCCTCAGGTCTCTTGTCTCCACCAAAGAGGCCGGCATCATCATTGGCAAGTCAGGCGCCACCATCGCCACTATCCGTGACTCCACAGGTGTTAAAGCAGGTGTCTCCAAGGTTGTCCAGGGCGTTCAGGACCGTGTCTTGTCCGTCACTGGTGATCTCGAAGGGGTCGCTTCCGCCTATGCGGAAGTCGCTCGTCTCTTGCTTGAGACTCCCCTTTCCgactcctccctccctcctcctcctgtcgGATCCTTCACTTCTATTCGGCTCCTCATTTCCCACAACCTCATGGGTACCGTCATTGGCCGTTCAGGTTTGAAAATTAAGCAAATCCAAGACATGTCCGGTGCCCGTATGGTTGCATCCAAGGAAATGCTTCCTCAATCTACGGAGCGTGTCGTAGAGGTACAAGGCTCTGTCGACGCCATCAAGACTGCAGTCTTGGAGATTGGCAAGTGTCTTCTTGAAGACTGGGACCGCGGAGCCGGTACTGTCTTGTACCACCCCGGCGCTGCTGGTGATGCTGGTGTTCTTGCCGGCGGCCTCGGCGCCCAGGCCGTCACTGGTTCTACCGGTGGTATCAGGAGGACCTCAGTCGCTGCCGGCTTTGGAGGCTATTCTGGCGATAGGAGGCCTAGCAGAGGAGGCAGTATTTCTGGTCCTTCCGGTGTGTCCGGCGAAAGGAGGCCTAGCGAAGGCCCTCAGGTCAACTTGAATGACCCCAACCTTCGCACTCAGAATATCTCCATTCCTTCTGACATGGTTGGCTGCATTAT CGGTCGGGGCGGTTCCAAGATCACTGAGATCCGTCGACTTTCTGGATCCCGTATCTCCATTGCCAAGGTTCCTCACGACGAAACTGGAGAGCGTATGTTCACCATCCAGGGTACTCCCGAGGCGACTGAGCGTGCTTTGATGCTCCTTTACTCTCAGCTTGAGTCTGAAAAAGAGCGAC GCGTCAATGGCTCCAACTCTGAAGTTCCTGCATCCACCGATTTCGCTTAG
- a CDS encoding small subunit ribosomal protein S27Ae codes for MQIFVKTLPGKTLARDVLPTSTVSSVKEMIASAEGIPASEQRLIFAGVQMDDERALAEYGIQKESTINMVMSLCGGGKKRKKKNYTTPKKIKHKRKKVKMAILKYYKVGSDGKIQRLRRECPAPTCGAGIFMAWHKDRQACGKCGLTYTFEPGTKPTTA; via the exons ATGCAAATCTTCGTCAAGAC CCTTCCCGGCAAGACTCTCGCCCGAGATGTCCTCCCCACCTCTACTGTCTCCTCCGTCAAGGAGATGATCGCCTCCGCTGAGGGCATCCCCGCCTCTGAGCAGCGACTCATCTTCGCCGGTGTCCAGATGGACGACGAGCGTGCCCTTGCTGAGTACGGTATCCAGAAGGAGTCTACCATCAACATGGTCATGTCTCTctgtggtggtggtaagaagaggaagaagaagaactaC ACCACCcccaagaagatcaagcacaagaggaagaaggtcaagATGGCCATCCTCAAGTACTACAAGGTCGGATCCGACGGCAAGATCCAGCGACTCAGGCGTGAGTGCCCTGCGCCCACCTGTGGTGCTGGTATCTTCATGGCTTGGCACAAGGACAGGCAGGCTTGCGGCAAGTGCGG TCTTACCTACACTTTCGAGCCCGGAACCAAGCCCACCACCGCCTAA
- a CDS encoding DNA-directed RNA polymerase I and III subunit RPAC1 — MPSPLDNTRRHVQVFAERVGAVAGSEFPGHYPGEDHSWNLQKFKQDLVASVQRLTPSTIEFDLVGVDASIANALRRTLIAEVPTVAIEEVYVWNNTSIMQDEVLCHRVGLVPLKIDPRSLRYRPSANSQPHEHDTVVFDLRVRCDRRPNVDRSETDPKKMYFDSNVYSGMLKWVPSGDQKKKFKGKAPRPVNDDILLVKLRPGQQVDLHCFARKGVGADHAKFSPVATASYRLLPHIILRGPIPKEHQQKFKGCFPPGVIEIEKDESGEDQCVVKNPRKDTVSREVLRHPEFQDLVQLARIRDHFIFNVESAGQYSPEELVPEAIKILLGKIKDVEEGLDKLFATDGQAA, encoded by the exons ATGCCATCCCCGTTAGACAACACAAGGAGGCACGTGCAGGTGTTCGCAGAACGTGTCGGAGCA GTCGCTGGCTCAGAGTTCCCTGGACATTATCCAGGAGAAGACCACTCTTGGAACCTTCAGAAGTTTAAGCAG GACCTTGTCGCCTCGGTACAACGTTTGACACCATCAACAATCGAGTTCGACCTAGTTGGCGTAGATGCCTCCATTGCCAATGCCTTGAGAAGAACGTTGATTGCCGAG GTCCCTACAGTTGCGATTGAAGAAGTCTACGTCTGGAACAACACCTCTATCATGCAAGATGAAGTTCTCTGTCACCGTGTCGGTCTAGTCCCCCTCAAAATTGACCCTCGCTCGCTCAGATATCGAC CTTCCGCCAACTCTCAGCCTCACGAGCACGATACCGTTGTATTCGATCTTCGAGTACGCTGTGATCGACGTCCCAATGTCGACCGTAGCGAAACAGACCCAAAGAAGATGTACTTTGACAGCAATGTCTACTCTGGTATGCTTAAATGGGTCCCATCGGGCgatcagaagaagaagttcaAGGGAAAGGCGCCGAGGCCAGTGAATGACGATATCTTGCTCGTCAAGCTGCGGCCCGGCCAACAGGTCGACTTGCATTGTTTCGCTAGGAAGGGCGTAGGAGCCGATCACGCCAAGTTTTCACCAGTCGCCACTGCCTCCTACCGATTGTTACCCCATATTATCCTACGAGGCCCGATTCCGAAAGAACATCAGCAGAAATTCAAAGGATGTTTCCCGCCAGGCGTTATTGAGATTGAAAAAGATGAGAGTGGAGAGGATCAGTGTGTAGTCAAAAATCCAAGGAAGGATACCGTGTCGAGGGAAGTGTTGAGACATCCCGAATTCCAAGATCTTGTTCAACTCGCCAGGATACGAGATCATTTCATCT TCAATGTGGAGTCCGCTGGTCAGTACAGCCCAGAGGAGCTGGTGCCGGAAGCGATCAAGATCTTACTTGGAAAGATTAAagatgtggaggagggaCTGGACAAGCTTTTTGCTACGGATGGCCAAGCAGCTTAA
- a CDS encoding nuclear envelope-endoplasmic reticulum network protein produces the protein MPRPLPLSLPIAPLSPALHAHVSALNTLALSLALLPAAGRHPARIPLTSKASLPATLTDTHHVLVCLGTAGTGGDRGEGEQYWVDMSPHEAADYVDRRRERLLLQQARAMDGLPSVEEGQLETADGRKELRPFHPVLHNIPAAGPSEPEKRSAVTGSEHLTASVTESAEPSVKHQSGQVAGKPKPELAANGKAKSSSTAVTPSANHVTGPTTTDDLIEIMTEGAAADAQGKSGAEKDETVFNEEGLPFHEIRETLNGETIGSLPPAAGDPTADMGDLPKDEEDDYWSEDAVARRAALRKKIFHEGEESDDEEFIEQVQQQPQLPDQSLPSDPPAPNPQSSQLPSSPSSPKAELHPHSILRHHTPSSQQPKSILKPPIHKKSVTFDPSIPPASPDSSDIAPSSIKPHKFGFPLPLATDDDQDWAPKPVPTITEPKPKAKKEDGFAGFKKGFLGPPPKVLTAENDQPSSSSPPHPTVISGQGPPPESAQEALKPKKKSLFAQRLAHSEIDASAPATSSGTPATASPRGINLPKMAESKGTLAIKGAVVEKPAAIPAINPSSPHTAGNIVERHITQPMASSSTPTQDSSSSAGISVTEQKEDDSGDSFAEYSSGSEDEYDLDDALLAREVALEYHRRHAYASLNRDPRDAPYEEDDNGAGVMLGLPRISDLQGQGGGPVITNPTPDDLRRFIRVGRLENGNLVLAPGQEGLSDSEGDAEEEKQGEEDDEEVKEKRERRLEVKKRREQVRNRLMGLPVEGDLEPQSKKDGVDDERLKAMLPPAIQTEVAERQDAPISSAQVDVSVEAGDIPVPKKKVSRFKAGRLAGAQ, from the exons ATGCCGCGCCCGctccccctctccctccccatcGCGCCGCTCTCCCCCGCGCTCCACGCACACGTCAGCGCACTGAAcaccctcgccctctcccTCGCGCTCCTCCCCGCCGCCGGCCGCCACCCAGCCCGCATACCGCTCACCTCCAAAGCCTCCCTCCCCGCCACCCTCACAGACACCCACCATGTCCTCGTCTGCCTCGGCACAGCGGGCACAGGCGGAGACCGTGGAGAGGGCGAGCAGTACTGGGTCGACATGTCGCCACACGAGGCGGCAGACTATGTCGATAGACGGCGAGAGAGGCTGCTGCTTCAACAGGCGCGGGCCATGGACGGGCTGCCAAGtgtcgaagaaggacagCTGGAAACTgcagatggaaggaaggaattGCGGCCTTTCCATCCCGTGCTCCACAATATACCCGCAGCTGGGCCGTCCGAACCAGAGAAACGTTCTGCGGTAACTGGCTCTGAGCATCTTACTGCGTCCGTCACAGAGTCAGCCGAGCCATCGGTAAAGCATCAGTCAGGACAAGTCGCTGGAAAACCAAAACCGGAACTGGCTGCTAATGGAAAAGCCAAATCCTCCTCTACGGCAGTGACTCCATCTGCCAATCACGTCACCGGCCCAACGACGACGGATGACTTGATCGAAATCATGACAGAGGGCGCTGCAGCTGACGCTCAGGGAAAAAGTGGTGCGGAAAAGGACGAGACA GTGTTCAACGAAGAAGGTTTACCATTCCACGAAATTCGCGAAACTCTTAATGGCGAAACTATCGGGTCGTTACCGCCTGCAGCTGGCGATCCAACTGCCGACATGGGGGACTTGCccaaggatgaagaggacgacTATTGGTCAGAAGACGCCGTCGCCAGAAGGGCAGCTCTCCGCAAAAAGATATTCcatgaaggtgaagaaagcgatgatgaagaattcATTGAACAAGTCCAGCAGCAACCGCAACTGCCAGACCAATCGCTCCCTTCCGATCCACCAGCACCTAATCCACAATCCTCCCaactcccttcttccccatcatccccaAAAGCTGAACTCCATCCCCATTCAATCCTTCGCCATCACACACCGTCATCACAACAACCTAAATCTATACTCAAACCTCCTATTCACAAGAAATCTGTGACATTTGATCCCTCCATCCCACCTGCATCCCCCGATTCCTCCGACATTGCGCCCTCGTCAATAAAGCCGCACAAGTTTGGGtttcctctgcctctcGCAACGGATGACGATCAAGACTGGGCGCCCAAGCCTGTTCCGACGATCACTGAACCAAAGcccaaggccaagaaagaagatggcTTTGCAGGATTCAAAAAGGGCTTCCTTGGCCCTCCTCCGAAAGTCCTTACCGCTGAGAACGACcaaccatcttcctcgaGTCCGCCCCATCCCACCGTAATCTCGGGACAAGGGCCCCCACCTGAATCCGCTCAGGAGGCTTTGaaaccgaagaagaagtcgcTTTTCGCTCAACGTCTGGCTCACTCTGAGATCGACGCCTCTGCTCCTGCCACTTCGTCTGGTACGCCAGCGACTGCTTCTCCCAGAGGGATCAATCTGCCTAAAATGGCGGAAAGCAAAGGTACTTTAGCGATCAAAGGGGCTGTGGTCGAAAAGCCGGCGGCGATACCGGCGATAAACCCTTCATCGCCCCATACAGCCGGCAATATCGTCGAACGACATATCACCCAGCCAATGGCTTCATCGTCCACCCCAACGCAGgactcctcctcctccgccggAATATCCGTCACggagcaaaaggaagacgacAGCGGAGATTCATTTGCCGAGTATAGTTCTGGCTCTGAAGACGAGTATGATCTTGACGATGCTCTTCTCGCACGTGAAGTTGCCCTCGAATACCACAGACGGCATGCTTACGCGTCTCTCAACAGGGACCCCCGTGACGCTCCttatgaagaggatgataaTGGCGCGGGTGTAATGCTTGGTCTTCCGAGGATCAGTGATTTGCAGGGCCAAGGCGGCGGGCCGGTGATCACCAACCCAACCCCGGACGATTTGAGGCGTTTTATCAGGGTTGGGAGACTGGAAAATGGAAATCTTGTCTTGGCACCCGGCCAGGAAGGATTATCCGATTCAGAGGGCGATgctgaggaagaaaaacaaggcgaagaggacgatgaagaagtcaaggaaaagagagagaggagattggAGGTAAAGAAGCGGAGAGAGCAAGTCAGGAATAGACTCATGGGCTTGCCTGTGGAAGGAGACCTTGAGCCCCAGAGTAAGAAGGAcggtgttgatgatgaaaggtTAAAGGCGATGTTGCCCCCTGCTATCCAAACAGAAGTAGCAGAGAGACAGGATGCGCCTATTTCATCCGCGCAAGTAGACGTATCAGTCGAGGCCGGAGACATACCAGttccaaagaagaaggtatcACGTTTCAAAGCGGGTCGTCTGGCCGGCGCTCAGTAG
- a CDS encoding hsp70-like protein: MPDINELLRWSIANSTAPDADASEQLQIRFNPNSTQSGTSTLHASDLGPPDISPASTPGPATPRDGSSLPLPPGAEVPGAKKEDLTTEMLDLILGKGDSITMKEKMAFAIDENNSVEDRVEALDDFEMLIELIDNANNMPILKLWDPLLTLLSSPYPEIVAHTCWVIGTAIQNNIKAQAAFYIYETFPRILEIIYPPSSISSYPPSVRAKATYALSAALKHWPLASYALCTATSSSESGYSILRRGVNDPQVIVRRKMAFLVGTLAMQSSERYEGEIPSEVRNYIEENEKNAPFESLVEGLKREGVFTALVEGLKQGVDDVEYEENAMRALVRAHQQGGLTVSEKNDLKTIWEKWGKQGKQERGLDGEDGEEVSEALSA, from the exons ATGCCGGACATCAACGAATTACTTCGTTGGTCAATTGCAAACTCCACCGCCCCCGATGCGGACGCTTCTGAGCAACTACAGATACGCTTCAATCCCAACTCCACTCAGAGCGGCACTTCCACCCTTCATGCCTCCGACTTGGGACCCCCAGATATCTCCCCAGCATCGACGCCAGGGCCAGCCACGCCGAGGGATGGAAGCTCTCTACCATTACCACCTGGTGCAGAGGTCCCTGGCGCCAAAAAAGAGGATTTAACGACAGAGATGTTGGATTTGATTTTGGGTAAAGGAGATAGCATCAccatgaaggagaagatggcgtTTGCCATAGATGAGAACAATTCTGTAGAAGACAGAGTGGAGGCTTTGGACGATTTTGAAATG CTAATTGAGCTCATCGACAATGCCAATAACATGCCTATATTAAAATTATGGGATCCTCTTCTCACTCTACTTTCCTCTCCATATCCAGAAATAGTCGCCCATACGTGCTGGGTCATTGGTACGGCCATTCAGAATAACATCAAAGCCCAAGCTGCC TTTTATATATATGAAACGTTCCCTCGCATCCTGGAAATCATTTACCCGCcgtcttccatctcttcataTCCTCCATCGGTACGTGCCAAGGCTACATACGCTCTTTCAGCAGCCCTCAAACACTGGCCTTTGGCTTCTTATGCTCTTTGCACTgcaacctcttcttcggaaAGCGGCTACTCAATTCTCAGACGAGGTGTGAATGATCCCCAGGTTATTgtcagaaggaagatggcgTTCCTGGTGGGGACTCTCGCGATGCAGTCTAGTGAGAGATATGAAGGCGAGATCCCCAGTGAAGTTCGTAATTATATTGAGGAGAACGAAAAGAATGCCCCTTTTGAAAGTCTTGTAGAGGGCCTGAAACGAGAGGGGGTCTTCACAGCCTTGGTTGAGGGATTGAAGCAAGGGGTAGATGACGTTGAGTACGAGGAAAATGCCATGAGAGCCCTCGTGAGAGCACATCAGCAAGGCGGCTTGACTGTTTCTGAGAAGAATGATTTGAAAACAATTTGGGAGAAGTGGGGGAAGCAAGGGAAGCAAGAGAGGGGtttggatggtgaagaCGGTGAAGAGGTTTCGGAAGCTCTTTCGGCATGA
- a CDS encoding peroxin-19, which translates to MMDESSKHQYRDPQVTEEDEEEEDLSDLDNVLESFQNSRPSASTFQRNASLPSATQPRPSTPPPGEDDEDFEASLMQGMESLLRQLAGDHPPGVMPDIGRDGSPKPTDPKMATSGSVEPSPLSKEAEEAAWQDAVDTLLSGEGLAALGLDESTSSRSKEKPSSEPPSLNGTAPKPSYEDTLRKTLESLKSAGQNSGGRSSAAKDGQNDIASLFASLGGDPDLLKGMNLGEAGGEEDFEGILEGMMAQLMTKEVLEEPMSELAVKYPAYLKSPPPDTSPEDIAKYHQQYTLVTQIVETFKKPGYTDEKDGKDIARLVSEMQDLGGPPKEVMGDLPEGFDLGILGNEDGCTIM; encoded by the exons ATGATGGATGAGTCTTCAAAACACCAATACAGGGATCCCCAAGTcactgaagaagacgaggaggaggaggatctGTCCGACCTTGACA ACGTCCTCGAATCATTCCAAAATTCACGCCCGTCTGCCTCTACCTTTCAGAGAAACGCGTCGTTACCCTCTGCAACGCAACCGAGGCCGTCAACTCCACCACCgggggaggatgatgaagatttCGAAGCCTCTTTGATGCAAGGAATGGAATCACTCTTGCGCCAACTAGCAGGTGATCATCCTCCAGGAGTCATGCCTGACATAGGACGAGATGGTAGCCCCAAGCCAACTGATCCTAAAATGGCTACTTCCGGTTCAGTAGAACCATCGCCACTTTCgaaagaggcagaagaagcggcCTGGCAAGATGCTGTGGATACGTTACTATCGGGCGAGGGACTTGCTGCGTTAGGCTTGGATGAGAGCACGTCTTCTAGGAGTAAGGAGAAACCTTCATCCGAACCCCCATCATTGAATGGCACAGCCCCGAAACCTTCTTATGAAGACACACTTCGTAAAACCCTTGAATCCCTCAAGTCGGCTGGTCAAAACAGTGGTGGCAGGTCGTCGGCGGCGAAGGACGGACAAAATGATATTGCTTCTCTCTTTGCATCGCTAGGAGGAGATCCAGATCTTCTTAAGGGGATGAACCTTGGGGAGGCaggaggcgaagaggaTTTCGAGGGTATACTAGAAGGAATGATGGCTCAACTTATGACTAAAGAGGTGTTGGAGGAACCCATGAGCGAACTGGCTGTCAAG TATCCAGCATATCTCAAGTCTCCACCGCCGGACACATCGCCAGAGGACATTGCCAAATATCATCAACAATACACATTGGTTACTCAGATAGTTGAAACTTTTAAAAAACCAGGTTACACTGACGAAAAAGATGGGAAGGATATTGCCAGGCTTGTGTCTGAGATGCAAGACCTTGGCGGGCCCCCTAAAGAGGTGATGGGAGATTTACCGGAAGGTTTT GATCTGGGAATTTTGGGTAACGAGGATGGATGTACCATAATGTAA
- a CDS encoding nuclear envelope-endoplasmic reticulum network protein, protein MNTLSRIDSYFSAIASRPTTHPPRTPPRRSRQTISSISVPPPTAPLILRIALVLWSVLLTVWRSFVGETRATRRRGRRSRRKRLAGLRELGERVMITAGIASLDTPQEHTEGDEGSEDDKEDGWVDPVTRGPEGSASLEEAPPGEDEFVSANTASTGTGAAEVEEEPEPDPDEMTVTAKDDRLGGPDPNFTFRLRSAPKKELDGTETAVHSPGHKPIPSFQRPPSPTSILNNPITPSPPPPPPSKTVEPSPKRPSGTRLLANPISTSLLDPSVPAPASNADSSLFRKPSPRPLRQPTTPFHLQKTLILDLDETLIHSTSRPIHYPGGSSGGGGLLGLSVGGVFGNGRAKEGHTVEVVVNGRSTMYHVYKRPYVDHFLKKVASWYTLVIFTASMPEYADPVIDWLDGGRNLFAKKLYRENCHVQPNGSYIKDLTLVEKDLSRVCFMDNSPVSYSWNKANALPIEGWTSDPNDEALLHSIPVLDSLRFVNDVRRVLGIRGFS, encoded by the exons ATGAACACCCTGAGTCGCATAGACTCCTACTTCTCCGCCATCGCTTCCCGGCCAACAACCCACCCACCACGCACCCCGCCACGTCGCTCTCGCCAGacaatctcctccatcagCGTCCCACCACCCACAGCACCACTCATCCTCCGCATAGCGCTCGTCCTATGGAGCGTCCTCCTCACTGTCTGGAGGAGCTTTGTCGGAGAGACACGTGCGACCCGCCGCAGGGGACGCCGCTCCCGTCGTAAGCGTCTTGCCGGGCTCAGAGAGCTCGGCGAGCGGGTTATGATCACTGCCGGGATAGCGTCGCTCGATACTCCGCAGGAGCACACAGAGGGAGACGAAGGCAGTGAGGATGACAAGGAAGACGGGTGGGTCGATCCTGTCACCAGGGGACCAGAAGGCTCGGCAAGTTTGGAGGAAGCGCCGCCCGGGGAAGACGAATTCGTGTCGGCTAACACAGCCTCGACTGGTACCGGTGCAGCAGAGGTAGAGGAGGAACCTGAACCTGACCCTGATGAGATGACAGTGACAGCGAAAGACGACAGACTTGGAGGTCCTGATCCCAACTTTACCTTTCGCCTGCGCTCGGCACCCAAGAAGGAGCTGGACGGTACAGAGACTGCTGTCCATTCACCCGGCCACAAGCCGATTCCTTCATTCCAGCGGCCACCGTCTCCCACCTCTATACTCAACAACCCCATTACCCCgtctccgccgccgccgccgccgtcgAAAACTGTAGAACCATCGCCCAAACGTCCCTCTGGCACCCGTCTTCTCGCGAACCCCATATCAACATCTCTCCTTGACCCGTCTGTCCCCGCGCCAGCGTCCAACGCCGATTCGTCGTTGTTCCGGAAACCATCCCCTAGGCCATTACGCCAGCCCACAACTCCGTTCCATCTTCAAAAGACACTGATCCTTGATCTAGACGAGACGCTCATACACTCTACGAGCCGACCAATCCATTACCCTGGTGGTAGCTCTGGCGGTGGTGGGCTGCTGGGTCTTAGTGTCGGGGGTGTGTTTGGCAATGGAAGGGCCAAGGAGGGCCATACTGtcgaggtggtggtgaatGGGAGGAGTACAATGTATCATGTATATAAGCGCCCTTACGTAGATCATTTCCTTAAAAAG GTCGCGTCTTGGTACACACTTGTGATCTTTACCGCCTCCATGCCTGAGTATGCGGACCCCGTAATCGATTGGCTCGATGGCGGCCGCAATTTATTTGCCAAGAAACTGTACAGAGAAAACTGCCATGTGCAGCCCAATGGAAGCTACATCAAAGACCTGACTCTGGTCGAAAAGGATCTGAGTAGGGTGTGTTTCATGGACAACTCGCCCGTCAGCTACAGCTGGAACAAAG CAAATGCGCTGCCAATAGAAGGGTGGACGTCTGATCCGAACGACGAGGCGCTGCTGCATTCGATTCCGGTACTGGACAGTCTCAGGTTTGTGAATGATGTGCGGAGGGTGTTGGGCATCCGGGGGTTTAGCTAG